In Bacillus cereus ATCC 14579, a single window of DNA contains:
- the potB gene encoding spermidine/putrescine ABC transporter permease PotB produces MKKGKLLALPTVAWLLIFFLIPLVFVLGFAFMQRGAYGTVEMQFTLENISRVFDPLYLGTLWETVKIAVITTVICLLIGYPFAYTITIVDRKYRSILLLLATIPFWINFLVRSYAWIVILRSQGLVNTLLLKLGIISEPLNLLYNTPSVILGMVYSLLPFMILPVYAAIEQLDKRKLEAAYDLGATPIKAFWNITVPMTMSGIATGSILVFVSSIGMFVVSDVMGGSKVALIGNVIQNQFLGARDWPFGSALSIIVVLFSVLLIYLYYRATKVYKYNENGGE; encoded by the coding sequence TTGAAAAAAGGGAAATTACTCGCACTACCTACAGTCGCGTGGCTGTTAATTTTCTTCCTAATCCCGCTCGTATTCGTATTAGGATTCGCCTTCATGCAGCGCGGAGCTTACGGGACAGTAGAAATGCAATTTACGCTGGAGAATATATCCCGTGTATTTGATCCATTGTACTTAGGAACGTTATGGGAAACTGTTAAGATCGCAGTTATTACAACAGTAATATGTTTATTAATTGGTTATCCGTTTGCGTATACAATTACAATTGTTGACCGCAAATACCGCTCTATTCTTTTATTATTGGCAACGATCCCGTTTTGGATTAACTTTCTTGTTCGTTCATACGCATGGATTGTTATTTTACGTTCACAAGGTCTTGTGAATACGTTGTTATTAAAGCTTGGCATTATTAGTGAACCGTTAAATTTATTATATAATACTCCTTCTGTAATACTCGGAATGGTCTATTCTTTATTACCATTTATGATTTTACCAGTGTATGCAGCAATTGAGCAGCTGGATAAGCGTAAGCTAGAAGCGGCTTATGATTTAGGAGCAACACCAATAAAGGCATTTTGGAATATAACAGTGCCGATGACGATGTCAGGAATTGCGACTGGTTCTATTTTAGTATTCGTTTCTTCTATCGGAATGTTTGTTGTATCAGACGTGATGGGCGGATCGAAAGTAGCATTAATCGGAAACGTTATTCAAAATCAATTCTTAGGTGCACGTGACTGGCCGTTTGGATCTGCGTTATCGATTATCGTTGTTCTATTCTCTGTTCTGTTAATTTACTTATATTATCGTGCAACGAAAGTATATAAATATAATGAGAACGGAGGGGAATAG
- the potC gene encoding spermidine/putrescine ABC transporter permease PotC: MKKFLVSYSWLILLFLYFPMMVLMVYSFNDSRINAEWEGFTFHWYTDLFQKQDVIDAFVNSITIAVITTIVTTVLGVFFAIALHRYKYRFEGAINGLVYLPILIPDILMGLSLLILFSQLGMELGQTTIIIAHITFSISFVVVILAARLSSMGRDLEEAANDLGATPWQTFRYVTFPAIAPGVISAALLTFTLSIDDFVISFFVSGPGSTTLPLYIYSMVKRGVSPEINALSTILIVAIVGLMVLSEIFRNKGADGEENSGGHLPL, translated from the coding sequence ATGAAGAAGTTTTTAGTTTCTTATTCTTGGTTAATTTTGTTATTCTTGTATTTTCCAATGATGGTTTTAATGGTCTATTCTTTCAACGACTCTCGCATTAATGCGGAGTGGGAAGGTTTTACATTCCATTGGTATACAGATTTATTTCAAAAACAAGATGTTATTGATGCATTTGTAAATAGTATTACGATTGCAGTTATAACAACGATTGTGACAACGGTACTTGGTGTATTCTTTGCAATTGCTTTACATCGTTATAAATATCGTTTCGAAGGGGCTATTAATGGCCTTGTATATTTACCAATTTTAATTCCTGATATTTTAATGGGATTATCTTTACTAATTCTTTTCAGTCAGTTAGGAATGGAACTTGGACAAACAACGATTATTATTGCACATATTACATTTAGTATTTCGTTTGTTGTTGTTATTTTAGCTGCGCGTCTTTCAAGTATGGGACGTGACTTAGAAGAAGCTGCAAATGATCTAGGAGCAACACCTTGGCAAACGTTTCGTTATGTAACGTTCCCAGCAATTGCACCGGGAGTTATTTCGGCAGCATTATTAACATTCACATTATCAATTGATGATTTTGTAATTAGTTTCTTCGTATCAGGACCAGGATCAACAACATTGCCACTATACATTTACAGTATGGTTAAGCGCGGAGTATCACCAGAAATTAATGCTCTTTCTACAATTTTAATTGTTGCTATTGTAGGATTAATGGTTTTATCTGAAATCTTCCGGAACAAAGGTGCAGATGGTGAAGAAAACTCTGGAGGACACCTTCCTTTATAA
- the potD gene encoding spermidine/putrescine ABC transporter substrate-binding protein PotD: MKLMKRIAGAAISFSLVAGVLAGCGEKKEELNIYSWADNFDEQVLKDFEKKYNVKINYDKYASNEEMLAKLQAGGAKYDLIQPSDYMVKTMAKMDLLAPLDKKNIPNIENMVSNFKTPAFDPENKYSLVYTWGVTGIAYNKKYVKEAPTSWADLWNEKYKGHVTLLNDSREVLGVGLKKHGFSNSTKDDAQLKTAADDLKKLLPNLLAFDTDNIKQKFITEDAWIGTVWSGDAAFIAKDNKDVEYVVPKEGGTIWADTLAIPKGAKHKELAEKFMNYLLDEKVSVKNYESIGYSNPNEKAHPLHSKEYRDNHMIFLTKEELDRTEWLVDVDDKLKDYDRYWTELKTKGK, from the coding sequence ATGAAATTAATGAAAAGAATAGCTGGCGCAGCAATTAGCTTTAGCCTTGTTGCTGGTGTGCTTGCTGGTTGTGGTGAAAAGAAAGAAGAATTAAATATTTATAGTTGGGCTGACAATTTTGATGAGCAAGTGCTAAAAGATTTTGAAAAGAAGTATAATGTGAAAATTAACTATGACAAGTACGCAAGTAATGAAGAAATGCTTGCGAAATTACAAGCTGGTGGCGCAAAGTATGACTTAATTCAGCCGTCGGATTACATGGTTAAAACAATGGCGAAAATGGACTTATTAGCTCCGTTAGATAAAAAGAATATCCCGAATATCGAAAATATGGTTTCTAATTTTAAAACACCTGCGTTTGATCCAGAGAATAAATATTCTTTAGTGTACACTTGGGGTGTAACAGGGATTGCATACAATAAAAAGTATGTGAAAGAAGCACCTACAAGCTGGGCGGACTTATGGAATGAGAAATATAAAGGACATGTAACGTTACTGAACGATTCTCGTGAAGTATTAGGAGTGGGTCTTAAGAAGCACGGGTTCTCAAACAGTACGAAAGACGATGCACAATTAAAGACAGCAGCAGATGATTTAAAGAAGCTGCTTCCAAACTTATTAGCATTTGATACAGATAACATTAAACAAAAATTCATTACAGAAGATGCTTGGATCGGAACAGTTTGGTCTGGAGATGCAGCATTTATCGCAAAAGATAATAAAGATGTAGAATATGTTGTACCAAAAGAAGGCGGCACAATTTGGGCTGATACGTTAGCAATTCCAAAAGGTGCAAAACATAAAGAGCTTGCTGAGAAATTTATGAACTACTTACTAGATGAAAAAGTAAGTGTGAAAAACTACGAGTCAATTGGTTACAGTAATCCAAATGAAAAAGCTCATCCTCTTCATAGTAAAGAATACCGTGATAATCACATGATTTTCTTAACGAAAGAAGAGTTAGATCGTACAGAATGGCTTGTTGATGTAGACGATAAGTTAAAAGACTATGATCGTTACTGGACAGAGCTAAAAACAAAAGGTAAATAA
- a CDS encoding phosphatase PAP2 family protein: MKKKLHQYEVMCIGLLFAVFGIVAWRVHAGGVTVMDTYVRGLVRGLQTESSLTFFSYFTKLGSAIGIVATLVISLLVFWKKRYYAAMIVYPMGILITHLVNKGIKEIVKRERPSLNEALDALGYSFPSGHAMLSIMTFGFLTYIIAANLKSVAGKCVTTILMGIVILSIGLSRVILNVHYPTDILAGYCVGGILLIIAIYYHRLLTERLGLNKER, from the coding sequence TTGAAGAAGAAGTTACATCAGTATGAGGTAATGTGTATCGGTTTGTTATTTGCTGTATTTGGTATTGTTGCTTGGCGCGTACATGCAGGTGGCGTTACAGTGATGGATACATATGTCCGTGGATTAGTAAGAGGGCTACAAACGGAAAGTTCGCTTACATTTTTCTCGTACTTTACAAAATTGGGATCAGCAATTGGGATAGTCGCTACGCTCGTTATAAGTTTGCTTGTTTTTTGGAAGAAGCGTTATTATGCTGCGATGATTGTATATCCAATGGGAATTTTAATAACACATCTTGTGAATAAAGGGATAAAAGAGATTGTAAAGAGAGAACGTCCGTCATTAAATGAAGCGCTAGATGCACTTGGGTATAGTTTTCCTAGTGGACATGCAATGTTATCGATTATGACATTTGGATTTCTTACTTATATCATTGCTGCTAATTTGAAAAGCGTAGCTGGGAAATGTGTCACAACGATTTTGATGGGTATAGTAATTCTATCGATTGGATTAAGTAGAGTCATTTTAAATGTACATTACCCAACTGATATTTTAGCTGGTTACTGCGTAGGTGGTATTTTGTTAATTATCGCGATTTACTACCATCGTTTACTTACTGAGAGATTAGGGCTTAATAAAGAGAGATAG
- a CDS encoding MMPL family transporter, translating to MKTNVHKVDKWGKLGAFLYQFRYTVIVALLLLAIALGIFAPKLPGVLGGDGFQTEGDYQKTKEILDKDFKKSQDTLLLVFEKNKDASHEEFKKRINEIVKNVQEKENYESFHHPIQNKEMLQDDIGYATILFSGKTNKERMEKTLQFADEIEKESNIALKVTPTGFPKINKEINERTQNDLKVAEMIGLPIAFLVLLFSFGSLLASILPILNGALSVISTMGILYFIGVDKELSIFVLNVAPMIGLALSIDFALLFVNRFREEVAKRTVKEAIAITYQTAGRAIVFSGLCVFVGLSGLFFFKIDYIQSVAISGMIVVIMSILFSLTLLPALLSLIGKRILKKNQVAHTPAKAWRKFAKFVMKHPIAMIIVVTTFIVICLLPLRTANLQFPGVEALPEKSDTRIAYEKYEEAFNETVKTHADVTLVVETKKDMKEKESLQKIEEVVQKLKGDKKVHEVRSLYDGLTGMKADQVVGMLQSPESAKLAPVFEAYTQGNKTTIEIFLKTKPRTETAKQWVRDFKKNYKETDVTYYLGGMTTFQQELEDEIKDKVVIGMSVIFGSTFVILLFAFRSILIPIKAIVMNILSLSATIGIVVWLFEGGHFGLEASPVLFVLPIFIFGLVFGLSMDYEVFLISRIHELYEETGDNDQATLEGLVSTSRIITSAALIMIVVTGAFAFTDILPVKQMGLGVALAIFLDATIIRLMLVPSLMKLFGDWNWWLPFRKKREKSS from the coding sequence GTGAAGACAAATGTACATAAAGTTGATAAGTGGGGGAAGTTAGGAGCCTTTTTGTATCAGTTTCGTTATACAGTAATTGTAGCGTTACTGTTGCTCGCAATCGCACTTGGGATTTTTGCTCCAAAGCTACCGGGAGTATTAGGTGGTGACGGTTTCCAAACGGAAGGCGACTATCAAAAAACGAAAGAAATTTTAGATAAAGATTTTAAGAAGTCTCAAGATACGCTGCTGCTCGTTTTTGAGAAAAATAAAGATGCTTCGCATGAGGAATTTAAAAAGCGAATAAATGAAATTGTAAAGAATGTTCAAGAGAAAGAGAACTATGAATCTTTCCATCACCCAATCCAAAATAAAGAAATGCTACAAGATGACATCGGCTATGCGACAATTTTATTTTCCGGGAAAACAAATAAGGAACGAATGGAAAAGACATTACAATTTGCTGATGAGATTGAGAAAGAAAGTAATATAGCATTAAAAGTAACACCTACAGGGTTTCCGAAAATTAATAAAGAGATTAATGAAAGAACGCAAAATGATTTAAAAGTAGCAGAGATGATTGGATTACCAATTGCGTTTCTTGTATTACTATTTTCGTTTGGTAGCCTTTTGGCATCAATTTTACCGATTTTGAATGGGGCGCTTAGTGTTATTAGTACGATGGGTATATTGTATTTCATCGGTGTTGATAAAGAACTATCTATTTTCGTGTTAAACGTTGCACCGATGATTGGACTTGCATTATCTATTGATTTTGCGCTATTATTTGTGAACCGTTTTCGAGAGGAAGTTGCTAAACGAACGGTAAAAGAAGCGATAGCAATTACATATCAAACGGCAGGACGTGCGATTGTATTTTCAGGATTATGCGTATTTGTTGGGTTATCCGGTTTGTTTTTCTTTAAGATAGATTATATTCAATCTGTCGCGATTAGCGGAATGATTGTTGTCATTATGAGTATTTTATTCTCACTCACACTTCTTCCAGCACTATTATCGTTAATCGGTAAAAGAATATTAAAAAAGAATCAAGTAGCACATACGCCGGCAAAAGCATGGCGTAAATTTGCAAAATTTGTGATGAAACATCCAATTGCAATGATTATTGTTGTTACAACATTTATTGTTATTTGCTTATTACCGTTACGTACAGCTAATTTGCAGTTCCCTGGTGTTGAAGCTTTACCTGAAAAGAGTGATACAAGGATTGCATATGAAAAGTATGAAGAAGCATTTAATGAAACTGTCAAAACACACGCTGATGTTACGTTAGTTGTAGAGACGAAAAAAGATATGAAAGAAAAAGAAAGTCTACAAAAGATAGAAGAAGTCGTTCAAAAGTTAAAAGGTGATAAGAAAGTACATGAAGTAAGAAGTTTATACGACGGGTTAACTGGAATGAAAGCAGATCAAGTTGTTGGAATGTTGCAGTCGCCAGAATCAGCGAAACTAGCTCCTGTATTTGAAGCATACACGCAAGGGAATAAGACGACGATAGAAATATTTTTGAAAACAAAACCACGTACAGAGACTGCAAAACAGTGGGTACGTGACTTTAAAAAGAACTATAAAGAAACGGATGTTACGTATTATCTAGGCGGAATGACGACGTTTCAACAAGAATTAGAAGATGAAATTAAAGATAAAGTTGTAATTGGTATGTCTGTTATATTTGGATCGACCTTTGTTATATTATTATTTGCATTCCGATCTATACTCATTCCAATTAAGGCAATTGTTATGAATATACTTAGTTTAAGTGCAACCATTGGAATTGTTGTTTGGTTATTTGAAGGTGGTCATTTCGGTTTAGAAGCAAGTCCGGTTCTGTTTGTCTTACCAATCTTCATTTTTGGCCTCGTATTTGGGCTTAGTATGGATTATGAAGTATTTCTTATTTCACGTATTCATGAGCTCTATGAAGAAACAGGAGATAACGATCAAGCAACGTTAGAAGGGCTCGTTTCAACAAGTAGAATCATTACCTCAGCTGCTTTAATAATGATTGTTGTAACTGGTGCATTCGCATTTACTGATATTTTACCAGTAAAGCAGATGGGTCTTGGCGTTGCATTAGCAATATTTCTTGATGCAACAATTATTCGTCTTATGCTCGTACCAAGCTTAATGAAGTTATTTGGAGACTGGAACTGGTGGTTACCATTTCGAAAAAAACGAGAAAAATCATCGTAA
- a CDS encoding RluA family pseudouridine synthase: protein METKKKGEWCEITVPAKWNGISIESVLKVEWEIPKKLLHQLRMEKGVTVNGEQRRWNELLKENDKLQVHMFAEEEYGVDPEYGELHVVYEDDHVLIVNKPEQMDTHPAEKGGTGTLANLVAFHFQMQGLETKVRHIHRLDKDTTGGVVFAKHRIAGSIMDRLLMERKIKRTYAALVEGKVKKKQGKIDAAIGRDRHHATRRRISPKGDQAITYYKVEKYFKKQNTTFVTLQLETGRTHQIRVHMSHNGNPLVGDVLYGGQTKYMSSQALHAMKIHFLHPITKEAIEVDVPFPTKLNNKIKEFQKENA, encoded by the coding sequence ATGGAAACAAAGAAAAAGGGTGAATGGTGTGAAATTACCGTTCCAGCTAAATGGAATGGTATAAGTATTGAATCGGTATTAAAAGTAGAATGGGAAATACCGAAAAAGCTATTACATCAGCTTCGTATGGAAAAAGGTGTTACGGTTAACGGGGAACAAAGAAGATGGAATGAGCTTTTAAAAGAGAACGATAAGTTACAAGTCCATATGTTTGCGGAGGAAGAGTACGGTGTAGATCCAGAATATGGTGAATTACATGTAGTATACGAAGATGATCACGTACTTATCGTAAATAAACCAGAGCAAATGGACACACACCCTGCTGAAAAAGGTGGAACCGGGACGCTTGCAAATCTTGTTGCTTTTCATTTTCAAATGCAAGGTTTAGAGACGAAGGTGCGTCATATTCATCGTTTAGATAAAGATACGACAGGTGGTGTCGTGTTTGCTAAGCATAGAATTGCTGGTTCAATTATGGATCGCTTATTAATGGAAAGAAAAATTAAAAGAACGTACGCAGCGCTCGTTGAAGGGAAAGTAAAGAAGAAACAAGGAAAGATTGATGCTGCTATCGGAAGGGATCGCCATCATGCTACAAGGCGTCGTATTTCTCCAAAAGGTGACCAAGCTATCACATATTATAAAGTAGAAAAGTATTTTAAGAAGCAAAACACGACTTTCGTAACGTTACAATTAGAAACGGGTAGAACACATCAAATTCGTGTTCATATGAGTCATAATGGTAATCCATTAGTTGGGGATGTATTATATGGTGGACAAACAAAATATATGTCCAGTCAAGCATTGCATGCGATGAAGATACATTTCTTGCATCCAATTACGAAAGAAGCGATTGAAGTTGATGTGCCGTTTCCTACAAAGTTAAATAATAAAATAAAAGAATTTCAAAAAGAAAATGCGTAA
- a CDS encoding DUF1648 domain-containing protein, whose translation MIKYKYVLGIFFACLLLTLFLYPYLPNRMAVHWNVNGQPNEFMSKQVVVAFIPCFIIFSYGFLYIISHNIFKFNEREHGIIGGFIKKITLFMLFIHTLILFINFGDLISFQTGLTIGISMFLFMLSKEFKKIKGKEKEKEKDPIKLQKICLVSRRIFQVMACGILFSLFLNLEWGFYVLLSVISCGSMLFMLYIFYSYIIESYET comes from the coding sequence TTGATTAAATATAAGTATGTACTGGGAATATTTTTCGCTTGTCTTTTACTTACTCTATTTCTCTATCCCTATTTACCAAATCGTATGGCAGTACATTGGAATGTAAATGGTCAGCCAAACGAGTTTATGAGTAAACAAGTCGTTGTAGCATTTATTCCCTGTTTTATTATTTTTTCATATGGATTTTTGTATATTATTTCACATAATATATTTAAGTTTAATGAAAGAGAGCATGGTATTATAGGCGGATTTATAAAGAAAATTACGTTATTTATGTTGTTTATTCATACGCTTATTCTCTTTATTAATTTTGGGGATTTGATATCCTTTCAAACAGGATTAACGATTGGGATTAGTATGTTTCTTTTTATGCTGAGTAAAGAATTTAAGAAAATAAAAGGCAAAGAAAAAGAAAAAGAAAAAGATCCAATTAAATTACAAAAAATTTGTTTAGTGAGTAGACGGATTTTTCAAGTGATGGCATGTGGCATATTGTTTTCATTGTTTTTGAACTTAGAGTGGGGATTTTATGTATTGCTTAGTGTAATAAGCTGTGGATCTATGTTGTTTATGTTATATATTTTCTATTCATACATAATAGAAAGCTATGAAACTTAA
- a CDS encoding CAP domain-containing protein yields MKKRVLLSVAAATALTLGVSSLDAQAATVQPSNVKVQNIQHSKVMMKQMSQQELQAFLQSMGVESLAQWQQGNFQPNCFIPGQQPTENVVTEQPTAKPETQKPVEQKPAEQKPAEEVQKPEAQKPAENNNTQKPAEQKPAEQKPAEEAKSLSEFEQRVVELTNAERAKQGLPALKIDTELSKVARIKSEDMQKNNYFDHNSPTYGSPFDMMKKFGISYTSAGENIAQGQRTPEEVVQAWMNSAGHRANILNNGFTHIGVGYVESGNYWTQQFITK; encoded by the coding sequence ATGAAAAAGCGTGTTTTATTATCTGTAGCTGCTGCAACAGCTCTTACTTTAGGAGTATCTTCTCTAGATGCACAAGCTGCAACAGTACAACCATCTAACGTAAAGGTTCAAAATATTCAGCATTCAAAAGTAATGATGAAACAAATGAGCCAACAAGAATTACAAGCATTCTTACAATCTATGGGAGTTGAATCATTAGCACAATGGCAACAAGGAAACTTCCAACCAAACTGCTTCATTCCTGGTCAACAACCTACTGAAAATGTTGTAACTGAGCAACCAACAGCTAAGCCAGAAACTCAAAAGCCAGTTGAGCAAAAACCTGCCGAGCAAAAGCCTGCTGAAGAAGTTCAAAAACCAGAAGCTCAAAAGCCTGCTGAAAACAACAATACTCAAAAACCTGCTGAACAAAAACCAGCTGAGCAAAAGCCTGCTGAAGAAGCAAAATCTTTAAGCGAGTTTGAACAACGTGTTGTTGAATTAACAAACGCTGAGCGTGCAAAACAAGGCTTACCAGCACTAAAAATCGATACTGAATTAAGCAAAGTAGCACGTATTAAGTCTGAAGATATGCAAAAAAACAACTACTTTGATCATAACAGCCCTACATACGGGTCTCCGTTTGACATGATGAAGAAATTTGGTATTTCTTATACATCTGCAGGCGAAAACATCGCTCAAGGTCAACGTACACCTGAAGAAGTAGTACAAGCTTGGATGAACAGCGCTGGACACCGTGCAAACATCTTAAATAACGGCTTCACTCACATCGGTGTTGGTTATGTAGAAAGCGGCAACTACTGGACACAACAATTTATTACGAAGTAA
- a CDS encoding (Fe-S)-binding protein has protein sequence MTTLNKENIQKEFKERLCEDELLNCMRCGFCLPTCPTYIQSGYKESHSPRGRIALMKAVVDGLIEPDEDVENTLNVCLGCRACEPVCPSGVNYGHLLEETRDIINQNKKFSVPVKAVRQVVFEGLFPHQNRMRTLTGLIGFYQRSGLQTLTHKTGIMKLFPETLATMDLVLPKVPKMKAMKDRPSFLPAESTKKKQVAFFTGCLMDTMFLETNNATMKLLQLAGCDIVIPKTQSCCGALHGHAGEKSGTKELAKRNIKAFENLNIDYIITNAGGCGAYLVDYDYLLKDDPDWAERAKQFVSKIKDITAILVELDFHKRTDLRLTPQVITYQDSCHLRNVMRTSSEPRMLLEAIQGATYREMKDADRCCGSAGIYNIVHSELSMEFLDYKMDRVHETEAATIVTANPGCLLQMKLGIEREGLSHKMRGIHIVDLLLEAIETNS, from the coding sequence ATGACCACATTAAATAAAGAAAATATTCAAAAAGAATTTAAAGAACGATTATGTGAAGATGAATTACTAAACTGTATGCGATGCGGTTTTTGTTTACCTACTTGTCCTACCTACATTCAATCCGGATATAAAGAGTCACATTCACCGCGCGGACGTATTGCATTAATGAAAGCAGTCGTTGATGGTTTAATCGAACCAGATGAAGATGTTGAAAATACATTAAACGTTTGTCTTGGTTGCCGTGCTTGTGAGCCTGTTTGTCCATCTGGTGTAAATTATGGACATTTATTAGAAGAAACTCGTGATATTATTAATCAAAATAAAAAATTCTCAGTGCCAGTGAAAGCTGTTCGACAAGTCGTTTTTGAAGGATTATTCCCCCATCAAAATCGAATGAGAACATTAACTGGACTAATCGGATTTTATCAACGTTCTGGTTTACAAACGCTAACACATAAAACAGGGATTATGAAGTTATTCCCTGAAACCCTTGCAACGATGGATCTCGTTTTACCAAAAGTCCCTAAAATGAAAGCGATGAAAGATCGTCCTTCATTTTTACCTGCAGAAAGTACAAAGAAAAAACAAGTTGCATTCTTTACAGGCTGCTTAATGGATACGATGTTTTTAGAAACAAATAATGCAACGATGAAACTTCTTCAATTAGCTGGTTGTGATATCGTTATTCCGAAAACACAAAGTTGCTGCGGTGCATTGCATGGACATGCTGGTGAAAAGAGTGGAACAAAAGAATTAGCAAAGCGAAATATAAAAGCATTCGAAAATTTAAACATCGACTATATTATTACGAATGCAGGTGGTTGCGGGGCTTATCTTGTAGACTATGATTATCTTTTAAAGGATGATCCGGATTGGGCTGAACGTGCTAAGCAGTTTGTTTCTAAAATTAAAGATATTACTGCTATACTAGTAGAACTAGACTTCCATAAGCGAACTGACTTACGACTCACGCCGCAGGTTATTACGTATCAAGACTCTTGTCATTTACGCAATGTTATGCGCACATCTTCTGAACCTCGTATGTTACTAGAGGCTATCCAAGGTGCAACATATCGAGAAATGAAAGATGCCGACCGCTGCTGTGGCTCTGCTGGTATTTACAATATTGTTCATTCAGAGTTATCAATGGAATTTCTAGATTACAAAATGGACCGTGTGCATGAAACAGAAGCAGCAACCATTGTTACTGCAAATCCAGGTTGTTTATTACAAATGAAATTGGGCATTGAGCGAGAAGGGCTTTCTCATAAAATGAGAGGAATTCACATTGTGGATTTATTATTAGAAGCAATTGAAACTAACTCGTAA
- the glcD gene encoding glycolate oxidase subunit GlcD, with protein MLEKQIIHSFVSIVGEDNVDTSNMGRLTYSYDATPNFQAMPDAVIAPRNTNEVAEVLKVCNTHKIPVYVRGSGTNLCAGTCPLEGGIVLIFRHMNNILEIDEENLTITVQAGVITLDIIKAVEEKGLFYPPDPSSMKISTIGGNINENSGGLRGLKYGVTRDYVMGLELVLPNGDIIRTGGKLAKDVAGYDLTRLFIGSEGTLGVVTEAILKLVPMPETKKTMLALYEDINEAARAVSSIIANKIIPATLEFLDQPTIEVVEAFAQIGLPTDVKAILLIEQDGPPEVVNRDIEKMANVCHSMNAVDVRVAKGETEADALRTARRSALSALARLKPTTILEDATVPRSQIAPMVEAINAIAKKYNIPICTFGHAGDGNLHPTCMTDARNAEEMHRAEQAFAEIFAKAIELGGTITGEHGVGAMKAPYLEMKLGKEGIAAMQGIKQAFDPNNIMNPGKMFAKDTRKRVVVER; from the coding sequence ATGTTAGAAAAACAAATTATTCATTCATTCGTATCTATTGTTGGCGAAGATAATGTAGATACATCCAATATGGGGCGTTTAACTTATAGTTATGATGCCACTCCAAACTTCCAAGCAATGCCTGATGCAGTCATTGCTCCTCGTAATACAAATGAAGTAGCTGAAGTGTTAAAAGTATGTAACACTCACAAAATCCCTGTGTATGTGCGCGGGTCTGGAACAAACCTTTGCGCAGGAACATGTCCACTTGAAGGCGGTATCGTCCTTATTTTCCGCCATATGAACAATATTTTAGAAATTGATGAAGAAAACTTAACAATTACTGTACAAGCTGGTGTCATTACACTTGATATTATTAAAGCGGTAGAAGAAAAAGGTTTATTTTATCCACCAGATCCAAGCTCGATGAAAATTTCTACAATCGGCGGTAATATTAATGAAAACTCAGGTGGATTACGCGGTTTGAAATATGGCGTAACACGTGATTATGTAATGGGGCTTGAACTTGTCTTACCAAATGGCGATATTATTCGCACTGGTGGTAAATTAGCAAAAGATGTAGCTGGTTACGATTTAACTCGTTTATTTATCGGTTCTGAAGGAACACTTGGCGTGGTAACAGAAGCTATATTAAAACTTGTTCCTATGCCTGAAACAAAGAAAACAATGCTTGCACTATATGAAGATATTAATGAAGCTGCACGTGCTGTTTCTTCTATTATTGCAAATAAAATCATTCCAGCAACACTGGAGTTTTTAGACCAACCGACAATTGAAGTAGTAGAAGCGTTTGCACAAATCGGTTTACCTACAGATGTAAAAGCAATTTTATTAATCGAACAAGACGGTCCGCCCGAAGTAGTCAATCGAGATATTGAAAAAATGGCTAACGTTTGTCACTCTATGAATGCGGTTGATGTTCGCGTTGCAAAAGGTGAAACAGAAGCAGATGCGCTTCGTACCGCTCGCCGTAGTGCTCTATCAGCGCTCGCACGATTAAAACCTACTACAATATTAGAAGATGCGACTGTACCACGTTCACAAATCGCTCCGATGGTTGAAGCTATTAATGCCATTGCAAAAAAATATAATATTCCTATTTGTACGTTTGGACATGCTGGTGATGGTAATTTACATCCAACTTGTATGACAGACGCTCGTAATGCAGAAGAGATGCACCGAGCTGAGCAAGCTTTTGCTGAAATATTTGCGAAAGCAATTGAACTTGGTGGCACAATTACTGGTGAACATGGTGTTGGTGCAATGAAAGCTCCATATTTAGAAATGAAATTAGGTAAAGAAGGTATTGCAGCTATGCAAGGAATAAAGCAAGCTTTCGATCCAAATAACATTATGAATCCTGGAAAAATGTTCGCGAAAGACACTCGAAAAAGAGTGGTGGTTGAGCGATGA